A region from the Spirochaetae bacterium HGW-Spirochaetae-1 genome encodes:
- a CDS encoding XRE family transcriptional regulator, translating to MKSKVKSAEYDDFLHDLSGYYQGMEKDEERVPLGKRLKELRELQGMKPEELARMAGIDVDLLRKIEGQSAYPNIETVIRLSKALRIAMALLLGDKSGYSYSVVRKKERRDIARHISGTKDHPDYNYQSLASGVRDRHMNSFIVTLTGKSVSSELSSHDGEEFIMVLEGTIIITLGNREERLETGDSIYYLSDMPHRVSNAMEDRDAVLLAVVYEG from the coding sequence TACTACCAGGGAATGGAAAAGGATGAAGAGAGGGTACCCCTTGGAAAACGGTTGAAAGAACTGCGGGAACTGCAGGGAATGAAGCCCGAGGAACTGGCCAGGATGGCGGGAATTGATGTCGATCTGCTCAGGAAGATTGAGGGTCAGAGCGCGTATCCCAATATTGAGACGGTTATCCGTCTTTCAAAGGCACTCCGGATCGCCATGGCTCTCCTGCTGGGTGATAAATCGGGCTACAGCTATTCCGTGGTCAGAAAAAAGGAACGCAGGGATATTGCCCGGCATATTTCCGGAACGAAGGATCATCCTGATTATAACTACCAGTCACTGGCAAGCGGAGTCAGGGACAGACACATGAATTCTTTCATAGTTACTCTCACGGGGAAGAGCGTGAGCAGCGAACTTTCGAGCCACGACGGTGAAGAGTTCATCATGGTTCTGGAAGGGACCATAATCATCACACTGGGAAACCGCGAGGAACGGCTTGAGACCGGTGACAGCATATATTATCTTTCCGATATGCCTCACCGGGTCAGCAATGCCATGGAAGACAGGGATGCCGTGCTTCTTGCCGTTGTTTACGAAGGATAA